A single genomic interval of Eurosta solidaginis isolate ZX-2024a chromosome 3, ASM4086904v1, whole genome shotgun sequence harbors:
- the LOC137245227 gene encoding uncharacterized protein isoform X1, translating into MSKHIFKKFEAQNKNSSTAAIPAKKVKFSDENSYPRTSSVTCASESTIESRRISLSSSVIEHTTAALTIRLPNGTGLLRVVLSRKFEATQSVFEVVSCSHFKIFERQLQSIEKNLEKLDHLQMIVDTQNTAIMDAIAGLKVATEQLVRQEVQNTPVVKYFPLCDVYEMQQMDEKITSSNRDVYESTIA; encoded by the exons ATGAGTAAG cacattttcaaaaaatttgaggcgCAAAACAAAAACTCCTCGACGGCGGCAATCCCAGCAAAGAAAGTTAAAT tttCAGATGAAAATAGTTACCCGAGAACCAGCAGCGTTACGTGTGCCAGCGAATCTACAATAG AATCTCGTCGGATCAGCTTATCATCGTCGGTCATCGAACATACTACAG ctgctttgacaatCCGTTTACCCAACGGAACTGGCTTACTTCGCGTTGTGCTTTCTAGGAAATTCG AAGCCACCCAAAGCGTTTTCGAAGTTGTGTCCTGCAGCCACTTTAAAATATTTGAGAGGCAACTACAATCAATTGAGAAGAATTTAGAAAAACTTGATCACCTGCAAATGATAGTTGATACCCAAAATACCGCTATCATGGATGCCATAGCTGGGCTGAAAGTTGCTACCGAGCAGTTAGTTCGTCAGGAAGTACAAAATACACCCGTCGTAAAGTATTTTCCACTTTGTGACGTATATGAGATGCAGCAAATGGACGAAAAAATTACATCTTCTAACAGAGATGTATAT GAATCTACGATTGCATAA
- the LOC137245227 gene encoding uncharacterized protein isoform X2, with translation MSKHIFKKFEAQNKNSSTAAIPAKKVKYENSYPRTSSVTCASESTIESRRISLSSSVIEHTTAALTIRLPNGTGLLRVVLSRKFEATQSVFEVVSCSHFKIFERQLQSIEKNLEKLDHLQMIVDTQNTAIMDAIAGLKVATEQLVRQEVQNTPVVKYFPLCDVYEMQQMDEKITSSNRDVYESTIA, from the exons ATGAGTAAG cacattttcaaaaaatttgaggcgCAAAACAAAAACTCCTCGACGGCGGCAATCCCAGCAAAGAAAGTTAAAT ATGAAAATAGTTACCCGAGAACCAGCAGCGTTACGTGTGCCAGCGAATCTACAATAG AATCTCGTCGGATCAGCTTATCATCGTCGGTCATCGAACATACTACAG ctgctttgacaatCCGTTTACCCAACGGAACTGGCTTACTTCGCGTTGTGCTTTCTAGGAAATTCG AAGCCACCCAAAGCGTTTTCGAAGTTGTGTCCTGCAGCCACTTTAAAATATTTGAGAGGCAACTACAATCAATTGAGAAGAATTTAGAAAAACTTGATCACCTGCAAATGATAGTTGATACCCAAAATACCGCTATCATGGATGCCATAGCTGGGCTGAAAGTTGCTACCGAGCAGTTAGTTCGTCAGGAAGTACAAAATACACCCGTCGTAAAGTATTTTCCACTTTGTGACGTATATGAGATGCAGCAAATGGACGAAAAAATTACATCTTCTAACAGAGATGTATAT GAATCTACGATTGCATAA
- the LOC137245227 gene encoding uncharacterized protein isoform X3: MSKHIFKKFEAQNKNSSTAAIPAKKVKFSDENSYPRTSSVTCASESTIESRRISLSSSVIEHTTEATQSVFEVVSCSHFKIFERQLQSIEKNLEKLDHLQMIVDTQNTAIMDAIAGLKVATEQLVRQEVQNTPVVKYFPLCDVYEMQQMDEKITSSNRDVYESTIA; encoded by the exons ATGAGTAAG cacattttcaaaaaatttgaggcgCAAAACAAAAACTCCTCGACGGCGGCAATCCCAGCAAAGAAAGTTAAAT tttCAGATGAAAATAGTTACCCGAGAACCAGCAGCGTTACGTGTGCCAGCGAATCTACAATAG AATCTCGTCGGATCAGCTTATCATCGTCGGTCATCGAACATACTACAG AAGCCACCCAAAGCGTTTTCGAAGTTGTGTCCTGCAGCCACTTTAAAATATTTGAGAGGCAACTACAATCAATTGAGAAGAATTTAGAAAAACTTGATCACCTGCAAATGATAGTTGATACCCAAAATACCGCTATCATGGATGCCATAGCTGGGCTGAAAGTTGCTACCGAGCAGTTAGTTCGTCAGGAAGTACAAAATACACCCGTCGTAAAGTATTTTCCACTTTGTGACGTATATGAGATGCAGCAAATGGACGAAAAAATTACATCTTCTAACAGAGATGTATAT GAATCTACGATTGCATAA
- the koko gene encoding cyclin-Q translates to MKNILDVMSVQKRIEANKLQKLKPTDYRKIEKPGVVPRFLFECAIKLQIKPITSASAAVIYHRFFNEVPRSDYDEYLIAASALYLAGKIKDDPVKIRDVINVTHNTLNRGSQPLELGDEYWSIRDAIVQAELLIARTLKFDLNIEHPHKYLLYYMKSLQTWLGPTVWFSVPIAKSAASFLQDYHHNAKILNHKPSHIAICCLSLALQSYGVQVPLADESDEASLWYASFVTDLTKEKHWEIIEEVIETYRQENEINSA, encoded by the exons ATGAAAAATATATTAGACGTGATGTCAGTTCAAAAGCGCATTGAAGCAAATAAACTACAGAAATTGAAGCCCACAGATTATCG CAAAATCGAAAAGCCCGGTGTAGTGCCTCGTTTCTTGTTCGAATGCGCTATCAAATTGCAAATCAAACCAATAACATCAGCAAGTGCAGCTGTAATATATCATCGTTTCTTTAATGAAGTTCCCCGCTCTGACTATGACGAATAT CTTATTGCTGCTTCTGCTTTGTATTTGGCTGGAAAAATCAAGGACGATCCTGTTAAAATACGCGATGTCataaatgttacacataatactcTGAATCGTGGTTCGCAGCCGCTTGAATTGGGCGATGAATATTGGTCCATACGCGATGCAATAGTGCAAGCAGAGCTACTTATTGCTCGTaccttaaaatttgatttaaatatcGAGCATCCACATAAG tATTTGCTCTATTATATGAAATCCCTACAAACATGGTTGGGCCCCACTGTCTGGTTTTCAGTACCGATTGCAAAGTCGGCAGCATCATTTCTACAAGATTATCATCACAATGCAAAAATCTTAAATCACAAACCATCGCATATTGCCATATGCTGTCTATCGCTTGCTCTGCAATCATACGGCGTACAGGTGCCCTTAGCTGATGAATCAGACGAGGCGTCATTGTGGTATGCG TCATTTGTCACCGATTTGACCAAAGAAAAACACTGGGAAATAATTGAGGAAGTTATAGAGACTTATAggcaagaaaatgaaataaattcagCGTGA